Proteins encoded within one genomic window of Petrotoga sp. 9PWA.NaAc.5.4:
- a CDS encoding S9 family peptidase gives MKRKVILVILIAITMIVFSQETIRGFFPQAWPGKQVDLLIENEGMFFAATITYPEDIEQSCPAVLLLPGFLGERDELPVTGTHVPAEGNRLQGMFEYLALELAKSGYISLRIDYRYSGRSEGYWQDITFSSELSDALAALNYLESNPAVDKNKIAVCGLSLGGALASCLSSNQLIKVIVLWSAAPELNILEIMVPPEKQTELNETGIVTFTLPWGETTTMKKAFFDSLKDANPLEEISKFKGPLLSICGSNDALVSPQPQQALKFLEIHEGEEKLVMLNADHTFDNFVGPNKISQAIKETIDWLDMYLK, from the coding sequence ATGAAGAGAAAAGTGATTTTGGTAATCCTAATTGCTATCACTATGATTGTATTTTCTCAAGAAACCATTAGAGGTTTTTTCCCTCAAGCTTGGCCTGGGAAACAGGTTGATTTACTTATTGAAAACGAAGGGATGTTTTTTGCTGCAACAATAACTTATCCAGAAGATATTGAACAATCATGTCCTGCTGTATTATTACTTCCAGGTTTTTTGGGAGAAAGAGATGAACTTCCCGTGACAGGAACTCATGTTCCTGCTGAAGGTAACAGGCTTCAAGGAATGTTTGAATATCTCGCATTAGAATTGGCTAAATCTGGTTATATAAGTTTGAGAATTGATTATAGATATTCAGGAAGAAGTGAAGGTTACTGGCAAGATATTACTTTTTCAAGTGAATTGTCAGATGCACTAGCTGCACTTAATTATTTGGAAAGTAATCCCGCAGTTGACAAAAACAAAATCGCTGTGTGTGGTTTATCCCTGGGTGGTGCATTAGCTAGTTGTCTTAGCTCTAATCAATTAATAAAAGTAATAGTTTTATGGTCTGCTGCTCCTGAATTAAATATTCTCGAAATTATGGTTCCTCCTGAAAAACAAACAGAATTAAACGAAACCGGAATTGTTACTTTTACTCTTCCGTGGGGTGAAACAACAACAATGAAAAAAGCCTTCTTTGATTCCTTAAAAGATGCAAATCCTTTAGAAGAAATTAGTAAATTTAAAGGTCCTTTACTTTCTATATGTGGTTCAAATGATGCTTTAGTCTCCCCTCAACCCCAACAAGCTCTAAAATTTTTAGAAATTCATGAAGGAGAAGAAAAACTCGTAATGTTAAATGCAGATCATACTTTCGACAATTTTGTCGGGCCTAATAAAATCTCTCAAGCAATAAAGGAAACTATCGATTGGCTAGATATGTATTTGAAATAA
- a CDS encoding methyl-accepting chemotaxis protein, with product MKKSKETQRSVKSFLISVIVILTVIIFAAQATYSFLKFRENIIQEIGNKISYQAGEEAEKLYASILTVGKFAELQAYNVSAIGYENYEQLLNVAKKFVEDTDLAIGSGIWLEPYVFNKDTKYFGPYMYKENGKVELTWIYSNADYDYFIYDWYKIGINAKGNIAWTEPYLDEVTNSVMITSSSPIRVNNRVIGVTTADIGLDNLRNYVRNIKVGESGFAFIVTSEGYYLASKDPSIDLKQKIINDPEESVKTVGQVIIKSNEKGVQRVKFEGENSFLAYSPIGDTGMKLVTVLPEKEAFASLNKTLTTSFIIVAACIIIFILLLTYILERRLIKPLKSLTNEAQRVAQGDLSIKNDVTIKKLDTHDELDLLKNAFNTMISNLRELTIKIKETANSLVETSSQIATSTKQSAGAVEQTAITINDISNAVTHQAQLSQNGSQFVNKAIDQLEEVLDNLKLLENSTTNVFNSVKDGMEKISYQRIKMDESRERTKNLEESVSEMSDKSKQIVKIVDTIVGISDQTNLLALNAAIEAARAGEQGKGFAVVADEVRKLAEASNKATQEIKELIVQIQNVINKASNEMESAMETVKEQESAAEATFNSFDQIKQVTQDTLSKTEKLSEAVINLSNETKNLKTEIEKIAEIAEDNAAAIEEVAASAEQQSASSEEITAIAEELNKLANNLQNQVRTFKF from the coding sequence ATGAAAAAGTCCAAAGAAACTCAAAGAAGTGTCAAGTCATTTTTGATTTCAGTGATAGTTATACTAACTGTTATTATTTTTGCCGCACAAGCAACTTATAGTTTTTTAAAGTTTCGAGAAAATATTATTCAAGAAATAGGTAATAAGATAAGTTATCAAGCTGGTGAAGAAGCGGAAAAACTCTATGCAAGCATACTGACCGTTGGAAAATTTGCGGAGCTACAAGCTTATAACGTTTCTGCTATAGGATATGAAAATTATGAACAGCTTCTTAATGTTGCCAAAAAATTTGTAGAAGATACAGATTTAGCAATTGGAAGTGGAATATGGTTAGAACCCTATGTATTTAATAAAGATACAAAATATTTTGGCCCATATATGTACAAAGAAAATGGAAAAGTTGAGCTAACTTGGATTTATAGTAATGCTGATTATGACTATTTTATATATGATTGGTATAAAATAGGTATTAACGCAAAAGGCAATATTGCTTGGACAGAACCTTATTTAGATGAAGTGACAAATTCTGTTATGATAACTTCTTCAAGCCCAATCCGCGTTAACAACAGGGTGATAGGCGTAACTACCGCTGATATAGGTTTGGACAACCTAAGAAACTATGTAAGAAATATAAAGGTTGGAGAAAGTGGTTTTGCATTTATTGTTACTAGTGAAGGTTATTATTTAGCTAGTAAGGATCCTTCAATAGACCTAAAACAAAAAATTATAAACGATCCCGAAGAAAGCGTCAAAACAGTAGGACAAGTAATCATCAAAAGTAATGAAAAAGGTGTTCAACGCGTTAAATTTGAAGGTGAAAACTCGTTTTTAGCCTACTCCCCAATAGGGGATACAGGGATGAAATTAGTTACTGTGCTTCCTGAAAAAGAAGCGTTTGCTTCTTTAAATAAAACTTTAACAACCAGTTTTATCATTGTTGCAGCGTGTATAATCATTTTTATCTTATTACTTACATATATTTTAGAAAGACGTTTAATTAAACCTTTAAAATCTCTTACAAACGAAGCCCAAAGAGTAGCACAAGGAGATCTTTCTATAAAGAACGATGTAACTATAAAAAAATTAGATACCCACGATGAATTAGACCTCTTGAAAAATGCTTTTAATACTATGATAAGTAATCTAAGAGAATTAACAATTAAAATAAAAGAAACTGCCAACTCATTAGTTGAGACATCGAGTCAAATAGCTACATCTACTAAGCAATCTGCCGGTGCTGTAGAACAAACAGCCATTACAATTAATGATATATCAAATGCTGTTACTCACCAAGCACAACTTTCCCAGAACGGTAGTCAATTTGTAAATAAGGCAATTGATCAACTTGAAGAAGTCTTGGATAATTTAAAACTTTTAGAAAATTCAACAACTAACGTATTTAATTCAGTTAAAGATGGTATGGAAAAGATATCTTATCAAAGAATAAAAATGGATGAAAGTAGAGAAAGAACTAAAAATTTAGAAGAGAGTGTCTCTGAAATGAGTGACAAATCCAAACAGATTGTTAAAATTGTTGATACAATAGTAGGAATTTCTGACCAAACAAATTTATTGGCATTAAATGCGGCTATAGAAGCCGCAAGAGCTGGAGAGCAAGGTAAGGGTTTTGCAGTTGTAGCTGATGAAGTTAGAAAATTGGCTGAAGCCTCAAATAAAGCAACACAGGAGATAAAAGAGCTCATTGTCCAAATCCAAAATGTAATAAATAAAGCAAGTAACGAAATGGAGTCAGCAATGGAAACTGTTAAGGAACAAGAATCAGCCGCAGAAGCTACTTTCAATTCATTTGATCAAATAAAACAAGTTACACAAGATACATTATCAAAAACTGAAAAATTATCTGAAGCAGTAATAAATTTAAGTAATGAAACTAAAAATTTGAAAACAGAGATAGAAAAAATTGCCGAAATAGCAGAAGATAATGCGGCAGCAATTGAGGAAGTTGCTGCTTCTGCAGAACAGCAATCAGCTTCAAGCGAAGAAATTACTGCTATCGCCGAAGAATTAAATAAATTAGCTAATAACCTCCAAAACCAAGTCAGAACGTTTAAATTTTAA
- the ackA gene encoding acetate kinase — MKILVINSGSSSIKYQLLDMEKETVLAKGLVERIGIEGSRIIHRVNDEKYTLEIAIKDHDQGLSEVLKLLTSEKFNVISSLKEIDVVGHRVVHGGERFSSSVIINKEVLDSIEMISFLAPLHNPANVSGIKAAIELLPNVPQVAVFDTAFHQTMPKTSYLYAIPYEYYERFKIRRYGFHGTSHKYVSTRTAQILEKDIESLKIITAHIGNGASIAAVKYGKSVDTSMGFTPLEGLVMGTRSGDLDPAIVSFLAQEEGITAKEVIDILNKKSGVYGLTKGFSSDMRDIEDNALAGDKVCRLALDIYEYRIAKYIGAYAAAMNGVDVITFTAGVGENSPITREEICENYLTYLGIKIDKEKNNFKGLERIISTPDSKVTVVVVPTNEELMIAREAKELISLK, encoded by the coding sequence ATGAAAATTTTAGTAATAAACTCGGGAAGTTCTTCTATAAAATATCAACTTCTTGATATGGAAAAAGAAACTGTTTTAGCGAAAGGTTTAGTTGAAAGAATAGGTATTGAAGGTTCTCGAATTATACACAGAGTAAACGATGAAAAATATACCTTGGAAATAGCTATAAAAGATCATGACCAAGGTTTAAGCGAAGTTCTAAAGCTTTTAACTTCGGAAAAGTTTAACGTTATTTCTTCTCTAAAAGAAATCGACGTGGTAGGCCATCGAGTCGTACATGGAGGAGAGAGATTTTCTTCTTCTGTGATCATAAACAAGGAAGTTTTAGATAGTATCGAAATGATCTCATTTTTGGCTCCACTACACAATCCTGCTAATGTTTCCGGTATTAAAGCAGCTATAGAACTGTTGCCAAACGTTCCACAAGTTGCTGTTTTTGATACAGCTTTTCATCAAACTATGCCAAAAACATCTTACCTATATGCTATCCCTTACGAATACTATGAAAGATTCAAGATCAGAAGATATGGCTTTCACGGAACAAGCCACAAATATGTTTCTACCAGAACCGCCCAAATACTTGAAAAAGATATAGAATCTTTAAAGATAATAACAGCTCATATAGGAAATGGTGCTTCCATAGCTGCAGTAAAATATGGTAAATCTGTTGATACTTCCATGGGTTTTACACCTTTAGAAGGATTAGTTATGGGGACAAGAAGTGGCGATTTAGATCCTGCTATCGTTTCATTTTTAGCTCAAGAAGAAGGAATAACAGCTAAAGAGGTTATTGATATATTAAACAAAAAAAGTGGAGTATATGGCTTAACAAAAGGATTTTCAAGTGATATGAGAGATATTGAAGATAATGCGTTAGCTGGAGACAAAGTATGTCGATTAGCACTTGATATTTATGAATATAGAATTGCAAAATATATAGGAGCTTATGCTGCTGCTATGAATGGTGTTGATGTCATAACTTTTACCGCAGGTGTTGGAGAAAATTCTCCTATAACACGTGAAGAAATCTGCGAAAATTATCTGACATATTTAGGTATAAAAATAGATAAAGAAAAGAATAATTTTAAAGGATTAGAAAGAATCATTAGCACACCAGATTCAAAAGTTACTGTTGTAGTTGTCCCTACAAACGAAGAATTAATGATTGCAAGAGAAGCTAAAGAGCTAATTAGCTTAAAATAA
- the metA gene encoding homoserine O-succinyltransferase: MPINIPENLPAGEILREENIFVMNEERAIHQDIRPLEIVILNLMPTKIVTETQLLRLLGNSPLQVNIVLLRMLSHNHKNTSEEYLKTFYKTFPQIKENKFDGLIITGAPVETIEFEDVDYWEELKDVMEWSNHNIFSTLHLCWGAQAGLYYHYGIDKYHVDQKVFGVFEHTVNDKNSKLVRGFDDVFWAPHSRHTEIKREDVESIENLEILSESSEAGVYLIAKKDGRQVFVTGHPEYDPIILKKEYQRDMNKGMNIPLPKNYFPNNDPSKEPLVKWRSHAYLLFSNWLNYCVYQETPYELKNIN, encoded by the coding sequence ATGCCTATTAATATTCCTGAAAATTTACCGGCTGGCGAAATATTACGAGAAGAAAATATTTTTGTAATGAACGAAGAGAGAGCGATTCATCAAGATATAAGACCTTTAGAAATTGTGATTTTGAACTTGATGCCAACAAAAATTGTAACCGAGACACAGTTATTACGATTGCTTGGAAATTCTCCTTTACAAGTCAATATAGTTTTGTTAAGAATGCTATCGCATAATCATAAAAATACATCTGAAGAGTATTTGAAAACCTTTTATAAAACATTTCCTCAAATAAAAGAAAATAAGTTCGACGGACTAATAATAACAGGTGCTCCTGTAGAAACTATAGAATTTGAAGACGTTGATTATTGGGAAGAGTTGAAAGATGTGATGGAATGGAGTAATCATAACATTTTTTCAACATTACATTTGTGTTGGGGAGCACAAGCAGGATTATATTATCACTATGGTATTGATAAATATCATGTAGATCAGAAGGTATTTGGTGTTTTTGAGCATACTGTGAATGACAAAAATTCTAAATTGGTAAGAGGGTTTGATGATGTCTTTTGGGCACCTCATTCACGTCATACTGAAATCAAAAGAGAAGATGTCGAATCTATTGAAAATCTTGAGATTTTATCTGAATCTTCCGAAGCTGGTGTATATTTAATAGCAAAAAAAGATGGTAGACAAGTTTTTGTAACTGGTCATCCTGAATACGATCCGATAATCTTAAAAAAAGAATATCAAAGAGATATGAATAAAGGAATGAACATTCCACTTCCGAAAAATTATTTTCCAAATAACGATCCATCGAAAGAGCCGTTGGTAAAATGGAGAAGTCATGCTTATTTGCTATTTAGCAATTGGTTAAATTATTGTGTTTACCAAGAAACACCTTATGAATTAAAAAATATCAACTAG
- a CDS encoding O-acetylhomoserine aminocarboxypropyltransferase/cysteine synthase family protein: MDEKKYHFDTLMIHYGYKYDSSTGSNIVPIYQTSSFTFESTDQAVKLFSLEESGNIYTRMMNPTTDILEKRISVLEGGVGALATASGQAAESIAILTITKEGDEILTSSSLYGGTFTLFKNTFSRLGIKTNFFNIENVEELRTKISSKTKAVYLETIGNPELSVPDFENISKIAHENGIPLIVDNTFATPYLCKPFEYGADIVIHSLTKYINGHGNSIGGIIVDGGKFDWNNGKFYELTEPEPAYHGVNFYEKFGNAAYITKARSQFLRDLGSSLSPFNSFLILLGLETLSLRMQKHCDNAMEIAKFLKNDSRVNWVNYPGLSEHKTYNNAIKYLKNGFGGILTFGVKGGLKAGRKFIESLEIFSHVANVGDARSLAIHPASTTHQQLNEEEQLASGVLPDMIRLSVGLEDVRDLISDLDQALEKATKE, translated from the coding sequence ATGGATGAGAAAAAGTATCATTTTGACACTTTGATGATTCATTATGGGTATAAATATGATTCAAGTACAGGTTCTAACATAGTTCCAATTTATCAAACATCGTCCTTTACTTTTGAAAGTACGGATCAAGCCGTGAAGCTTTTTTCTTTAGAAGAATCCGGTAACATCTACACCAGAATGATGAATCCAACCACAGATATTTTAGAAAAAAGGATTTCTGTTTTAGAAGGTGGTGTTGGAGCATTAGCGACAGCTTCCGGGCAAGCAGCTGAAAGTATAGCAATTTTAACCATTACCAAAGAAGGGGATGAAATATTAACTAGCAGTTCTTTATATGGTGGAACATTCACATTATTTAAAAATACTTTTAGTAGGTTAGGAATCAAGACAAATTTTTTCAACATAGAAAATGTTGAAGAATTAAGAACAAAAATCAGTTCTAAAACGAAAGCCGTCTATCTGGAAACCATAGGCAATCCTGAACTTTCTGTTCCGGATTTTGAAAATATTTCTAAAATAGCTCATGAAAATGGCATCCCTCTTATAGTAGATAATACATTTGCAACTCCATATTTATGTAAGCCTTTTGAATATGGAGCAGATATAGTTATTCACTCGTTAACAAAGTATATTAACGGTCACGGAAATTCTATAGGAGGTATCATTGTGGATGGTGGAAAATTTGATTGGAACAATGGTAAGTTTTACGAACTAACCGAACCCGAGCCTGCTTACCATGGCGTAAACTTTTATGAAAAGTTTGGGAATGCCGCTTATATTACAAAAGCACGTTCTCAGTTTTTGCGGGACTTGGGAAGTTCTCTGAGTCCTTTTAATTCTTTTTTGATACTATTAGGATTAGAAACTTTAAGCTTAAGGATGCAGAAACATTGCGACAATGCAATGGAAATAGCAAAATTTTTAAAAAATGATTCACGTGTAAACTGGGTTAATTACCCAGGGTTATCAGAGCATAAAACTTATAATAATGCTATCAAATATCTTAAAAATGGTTTTGGAGGGATCCTTACTTTTGGTGTAAAAGGTGGATTGAAAGCAGGTAGAAAGTTTATAGAAAGTTTAGAAATTTTTTCACACGTCGCAAATGTTGGAGATGCAAGGTCTCTTGCAATACATCCTGCAAGTACGACACATCAACAATTGAATGAAGAAGAACAATTAGCTTCAGGGGTGTTGCCTGATATGATTAGGTTATCTGTTGGATTAGAAGATGTTAGAGATCTTATTAGTGATTTAGATCAAGCTTTAGAAAAAGCTACAAAAGAGTAA
- a CDS encoding signal peptidase II, with product MSWLIPIIIFIDQITKKLSETFLINNIIKIGMFELRYVENSGVAFGFFQGFPLVHGIISTIIVIFLYFFREKYMKSVENFLFSFDLGICFIIGGALGNIFDRIRLGYVVDMIYWPKFSIFNVADIFITFGSIILLYHFLRRINYGKNSAQSE from the coding sequence ATGTCTTGGTTGATTCCTATAATTATTTTTATTGATCAAATAACTAAAAAACTATCGGAAACATTTTTAATTAACAACATAATAAAAATAGGGATGTTTGAATTAAGGTATGTAGAAAATAGTGGTGTAGCTTTTGGTTTTTTTCAAGGTTTTCCCTTAGTACATGGAATAATATCAACAATTATAGTAATTTTTCTTTACTTTTTCAGAGAAAAATATATGAAATCAGTTGAAAATTTTTTATTTTCTTTCGATTTAGGAATCTGCTTTATAATCGGAGGAGCCCTTGGAAACATTTTTGACAGGATAAGACTTGGATATGTGGTGGATATGATTTACTGGCCAAAATTTTCTATCTTTAATGTAGCAGATATATTTATCACCTTTGGAAGTATAATTCTTCTTTATCATTTTCTACGGAGGATAAATTATGGAAAAAATTCTGCTCAAAGTGAATAA
- a CDS encoding RluA family pseudouridine synthase: protein MEKILLKVNKEDEQKRLDVYIVEKCPFEISRNLVRQAITNGEIIVNGSIKKPHYNIKCGDEVKILLENLEEKTQDTEILPENIPLNILYEDDELIVINKPAGLLVHPTNKIKTGTLVNALMYHIKDFEKHGGDITRLGIVHRLDKDTSGVLVISKTSYSHNILSRQFKDRVTKKNYIALVEGRLKEKESEINLPLGRHPTLRTKRAVVYNGREAITQYKVLKEFNDMASLVWIRLKTGRTHQIRVHFKYLGNPVLGDTLYGKNKFEKFYGISPERQMLHAIKLGFYHPKTEKWLEFLAPLPNDFKELLIKLSHQS, encoded by the coding sequence ATGGAAAAAATTCTGCTCAAAGTGAATAAAGAAGATGAACAAAAAAGACTCGATGTATATATAGTAGAAAAATGCCCGTTTGAAATTTCTCGAAATTTAGTAAGACAAGCTATAACAAATGGAGAAATAATTGTAAATGGATCTATAAAAAAGCCTCATTATAATATCAAATGTGGTGATGAAGTCAAGATTCTCTTAGAAAATTTAGAAGAAAAAACACAAGATACAGAAATTTTACCGGAAAATATTCCATTAAATATATTATACGAAGATGATGAGTTAATAGTCATAAATAAACCAGCTGGTCTTTTAGTTCATCCGACAAACAAAATAAAAACAGGAACCTTAGTTAATGCTCTAATGTACCATATTAAAGATTTTGAAAAGCATGGTGGAGATATTACGCGTTTAGGCATTGTTCACAGACTCGACAAAGACACTTCTGGCGTTTTAGTAATTTCAAAAACTTCTTATTCTCATAATATTCTATCAAGACAATTTAAAGATAGAGTAACTAAAAAAAATTATATTGCTTTAGTTGAAGGTAGGTTAAAAGAAAAAGAAAGTGAAATAAATTTGCCTTTGGGAAGGCATCCAACTTTACGAACCAAAAGAGCGGTTGTGTATAATGGAAGAGAGGCAATTACTCAATACAAGGTTCTGAAGGAATTTAACGATATGGCAAGCTTGGTTTGGATAAGACTAAAAACTGGGAGAACCCATCAAATAAGAGTGCATTTCAAATATTTGGGAAATCCCGTCTTGGGAGATACTTTATATGGCAAAAATAAATTTGAAAAATTTTATGGAATATCCCCTGAAAGACAAATGTTGCATGCCATTAAACTTGGTTTTTATCATCCAAAAACAGAAAAGTGGTTGGAGTTTTTGGCTCCTCTTCCAAACGATTTTAAAGAACTTCTTATAAAATTATCACATCAAAGTTAA
- a CDS encoding DNA polymerase III subunit alpha, whose translation MLKILGPIVTSKTIGESYLQLRDLFPFAKKYGFNCLVLCEPHPKSWIRFIYLSQKYKIKPIILYEVSNEKFLLQNNKDIQKAIRHYNKLTDNLNFKKVDLNLPYIKYPVEGLRKICKDTESVSIKESYKYQKDLNFFSQINTFYNLNEYKIKEYQVKNQSLHNLFNQKNLSLEEKSRLNFELKTIEKLNVQNYILTVKKLVDTAKKYGISIGPGRGSAVGSFLVYLLEITKVNPLKYDLLFERFLNEYRHELPDIDIDVDAEKRNELIKNLEKEIGKNRLGFIRTYATMKIKSAFKNAEKLLGYKAELEITSPIRKKENVEKAKTFLEKDKIFYTTAYYLEGLEIAESTHAAGLIISDDNLPEFLPIDRKEFLIVEWEMEDLKVLGIEKFDVLALDTLSFLKKLNAKEVYDNLNDSKNYALLSKGLTKGIFQLDSQLGKTLAKKIKPKSFEELVLLLSINRPGPLESGMIDQYLENASPEYLKKIFPETKGVLVYQEQIMKLSQILGEFAPEESDLLRKAISKKEKNKISTFKDKFIQKASKKIGKSEAEQLFLYMENFAQYAFNKSHAVAYAHITYWLMQEKFNNTSKFFLEYLKQKGLDIDIINEAKILGVEINLPDLRYPDGVNEEYMLTLPMYCIKGIGKNITQIFKNESFNNLEEFFNFSILKNINRSLVELIVKSGALDYLDKNRKKVLRNSTDLLKGKSQQLEEIKNILFGEKQKTSNKPIETSLEDYASYEIETIGLPLTLMKQEGLSNTLIKKYLNNEKIFFSGYTYRNFLVDKSAIMLSKIYNRNLKKLRKNI comes from the coding sequence ATGTTGAAAATTTTAGGACCCATTGTTACATCTAAAACTATTGGTGAATCTTACTTACAATTAAGGGATTTGTTCCCATTTGCTAAAAAGTATGGATTCAATTGCTTGGTATTGTGCGAACCGCATCCTAAGTCTTGGATAAGATTTATTTACTTATCACAAAAATACAAAATAAAACCTATAATCTTGTACGAGGTTTCGAACGAAAAATTTCTTTTACAAAACAATAAAGATATACAAAAAGCTATAAGACATTACAATAAATTGACAGATAATTTGAATTTTAAAAAAGTTGATTTAAACTTACCATATATAAAATATCCTGTAGAAGGTCTCAGGAAGATTTGTAAAGACACAGAATCAGTTTCTATCAAAGAATCTTATAAATACCAAAAAGATCTTAATTTTTTTTCTCAAATAAACACATTTTACAACTTAAATGAATATAAAATAAAAGAGTATCAAGTTAAAAACCAGAGCCTTCATAATCTTTTTAACCAGAAAAATTTATCCTTAGAAGAAAAAAGCAGACTTAATTTTGAGCTAAAAACAATAGAAAAGTTAAACGTGCAAAATTACATCTTGACAGTTAAAAAATTGGTGGACACTGCAAAAAAATATGGTATATCTATAGGTCCAGGAAGAGGATCTGCAGTGGGATCATTTTTAGTTTATTTGTTAGAAATAACTAAAGTCAATCCTTTAAAATACGATTTACTATTTGAAAGATTTTTGAATGAATATAGACATGAACTACCTGATATAGACATTGACGTAGACGCTGAAAAAAGGAATGAACTTATCAAGAACTTAGAAAAAGAAATAGGTAAGAATCGACTTGGATTCATAAGAACATACGCCACTATGAAAATAAAATCCGCTTTTAAAAATGCAGAAAAACTTCTTGGTTATAAAGCGGAATTAGAAATTACATCGCCCATACGAAAAAAGGAAAATGTTGAAAAAGCTAAAACTTTTTTAGAAAAGGATAAAATATTTTATACAACCGCTTATTATCTGGAAGGATTAGAAATAGCTGAATCCACTCATGCTGCGGGACTTATAATTTCCGACGATAATTTGCCGGAGTTTTTACCTATCGATAGAAAAGAATTTCTCATCGTAGAGTGGGAAATGGAGGATTTAAAAGTTTTAGGAATTGAAAAGTTTGATGTTTTGGCTTTAGACACTTTATCTTTTTTAAAAAAACTAAATGCTAAAGAAGTTTATGATAATTTGAATGATTCAAAAAACTACGCTTTACTCTCTAAAGGATTAACAAAAGGCATTTTCCAATTGGATTCACAATTGGGAAAAACTTTAGCAAAAAAAATTAAACCGAAAAGTTTTGAGGAATTAGTTTTACTTTTATCTATAAATAGGCCAGGACCTCTTGAATCTGGCATGATAGATCAGTATTTGGAAAACGCTTCTCCTGAGTATTTAAAAAAAATTTTTCCAGAAACAAAAGGAGTACTCGTCTATCAAGAACAAATAATGAAACTTTCACAAATTTTAGGAGAATTTGCCCCAGAAGAATCAGACCTTCTAAGAAAAGCTATATCAAAAAAAGAAAAAAATAAAATATCTACTTTTAAAGATAAATTTATACAAAAGGCATCAAAAAAGATAGGTAAATCTGAAGCCGAACAATTATTTTTGTACATGGAAAATTTTGCTCAATATGCTTTTAACAAATCTCATGCAGTCGCTTATGCTCATATTACTTATTGGTTAATGCAAGAAAAATTTAACAATACTTCTAAATTTTTTTTGGAATATCTTAAACAAAAGGGATTGGATATCGATATAATAAATGAAGCTAAGATTTTGGGAGTTGAAATAAATTTACCAGACTTAAGATATCCAGACGGAGTTAATGAAGAATATATGTTGACTCTTCCAATGTATTGCATTAAAGGCATTGGAAAAAATATAACCCAAATTTTTAAAAACGAATCTTTTAATAATTTAGAAGAATTCTTCAATTTTTCTATCTTAAAAAATATAAATAGAAGCTTAGTTGAATTAATTGTAAAATCCGGAGCTTTAGATTATTTAGATAAAAATAGAAAAAAAGTTTTGAGAAATTCCACAGACTTATTGAAAGGAAAAAGCCAGCAATTAGAAGAAATTAAAAATATACTTTTTGGTGAAAAACAAAAAACATCAAACAAGCCAATTGAAACTTCTTTAGAAGATTATGCATCTTATGAAATTGAAACAATCGGATTACCTTTAACTCTTATGAAACAAGAAGGGTTATCAAATACGCTAATAAAAAAATATCTAAATAATGAAAAAATTTTTTTTAGTGGTTATACTTATCGGAATTTTTTAGTGGATAAATCAGCAATAATGTTATCTAAAATTTACAATAGAAATTTAAAAAAGCTAAGAAAAAACATTTAA